AGGAACACCTGGAGCACCGCCGGCTGCGCGAGCAGGGCCTGCGGGATGCCGCCCATCCGGCTCACCCCGGCCGTGAACGACGGATCCGCGAGCGCGTGGAGCGGCTCGTGGGACAGCGGCCACACGGGGCTGTTGCGCGCGGAGACGAGCAGCAGTTCGGGCGGTGTGCCCAGCTGCCGCAGCCGCCGCGTGGTCTCGTAGCCGACGAGCGCGCCGAAACTGTGGCCGAACAGGGCGAAGGGCCGCCCCCGGCCGTCGCCCTCCCCCGTCGGATCCGGCAGACCCGTGAGATCCGGCGACTCCGGCAGCCCCGGCAGACCCATCAGACGGATCACCTCGGTCACCACCTGCCCCATCTCCCGCAGCGGGCGCTCGCGCAACCGCCGTCCGTGGCCTGGCAGTTCCAGCGGGACCACCCGCACTCCCGGCGGCACCGCGGTCGCCAGGCCGGCGTACGGCTGTGCGCTGCCGCCGGCGTGCGGCAGGCAGTAGAGGGTCAGCCAGGTCTCGGGGGCGGAGACCCGCGTCATGGTGCGTCTCCCTTCCGGCGGCACGGGGAAGGCCCGTGCCGCGTCGATCGTCAGTGGGTCCGGCCTCGGTGGGGCCGGGTCAGCCGTAACGGTAGAACCCTCGCCCCGTCTTCTTGCCCAGGACCCCGCCTTCGACCATGCGGGTCAGCACCGGCGGCGGGGCGTAGAGCGGCTCCTTGAACTCGTCGTAGAGGGCTTCGGCCACCGAGTGCAGGACGTCCAGGCCGATCAGGTCGGCGAGCCTGAGCGGGCCCACGGGGTGGGAGCAGCCCAGCACCATGCCGCGGTCGACGGTCTCGGCGGACGCGACGCCCGACTCGACCATCCGCATGGCGGCCAGCAGATACGGCACCAGCAGCGCGTTCACCACGAACCCGGTGCGGTCCACCGACCGGACGGCCTGCTTGCCGAGGCCCACGGTGACGAACTCCTCGGCCCGGGTCAGCACCGACTCGTCCGTGTGCAGGGAGGGGATGAGCTCGACGAGCGGGATGCGCTGCGCCGGGCTGAAGAAGTGCATGCCCAGGACCTGCCCGGGCCGGCCGGTCGCGCTCGCCATGGCCGTGATGGACAGGGAGGAGGTGTTGGAGGCCAGGATCGCCGCCGGATCCTCCAGCGTCTTGTCGAGCTGGGCGAACAGTTCGACCTTGGCGGCCTTGTCCTCGGCGATGCTCTCGATCACCAGGTGACGGTCCGCCAGGTCGATCAGGTCGGTGGTGAAGGAGATCCGGCTCAGCGCCGCGTCCCGCTCGGCCGCGCCGATCCGCTCCGCGCGCACCGCCCGGTCGAGGGAGCTGAAGACCCGGTCGCGCCCGGCCACGAGCGAGCGCGGCGAGGAGACAGCCACCCGGACGTCGTACCCGGCCAGCGCCGACAGTTCGGCGATGCCCGAGCCCATCAGCCCGCAGCCGACGACCCCGACCCGCTCCACTCCGCCGGCCGCTTCCTCGCGGTGTGACGTCGCGTTCATGCGGCGACCCCCCAGCGCAGGTAGGCGGCCGCCATCGACATGCCGCCGCCGAAGCTGCCCAGCATGACCAGGTCGCCGGGGCGCAGGTGTCCGGCGCGGGCGGCGTCGTCCAGGGTGACCGCGACCGAGGCGCTCCCGGTGTTGCCGTAGCGCTCCAGGGTGCG
The Streptomyces sp. NBC_01485 genome window above contains:
- a CDS encoding 3-hydroxybutyryl-CoA dehydrogenase gives rise to the protein MNATSHREEAAGGVERVGVVGCGLMGSGIAELSALAGYDVRVAVSSPRSLVAGRDRVFSSLDRAVRAERIGAAERDAALSRISFTTDLIDLADRHLVIESIAEDKAAKVELFAQLDKTLEDPAAILASNTSSLSITAMASATGRPGQVLGMHFFSPAQRIPLVELIPSLHTDESVLTRAEEFVTVGLGKQAVRSVDRTGFVVNALLVPYLLAAMRMVESGVASAETVDRGMVLGCSHPVGPLRLADLIGLDVLHSVAEALYDEFKEPLYAPPPVLTRMVEGGVLGKKTGRGFYRYG
- a CDS encoding thioesterase II family protein codes for the protein MTRVSAPETWLTLYCLPHAGGSAQPYAGLATAVPPGVRVVPLELPGHGRRLRERPLREMGQVVTEVIRLMGLPGLPESPDLTGLPDPTGEGDGRGRPFALFGHSFGALVGYETTRRLRQLGTPPELLLVSARNSPVWPLSHEPLHALADPSFTAGVSRMGGIPQALLAQPAVLQVFLPSLRADLRMVETYAHTHREPLDVPIAAFVGLQDRLTDPAGMAAWAEQTSRPFDLTPVRAGHFFLDEPEFRTALAARLARLAPPAGEGEGDDCAGRPVAAGR